In the Caenorhabditis elegans chromosome X genome, one interval contains:
- the fis-2 gene encoding FIS1-related protein fis-2 (Confirmed by transcript evidence), with product MDYGTILEERTNPAVLMNAREQYMRQCARGDPSAASTFAFAHAMIGSKNKLDVKEGIVCLEKLLRDDEDRTSKRNYVYYLAVAHARIKQYDLALGYIDVLLDAEGDNQQAKTLKESIKSAMTHDGLIGAAIVGGGALALAGLVAIFSMSRK from the exons ATGGATTACGGAACTATTCTCGAGGAACGGACAAATCCCGCCGTATTGATG AATGCTCGTGAGCAGTACATGCGCCAATGTGCTCGTGGAGATCCTAGCGCCGCGTCGACTTTTGCCTTTGCACATGCCATGATTGGATCCAAGAACAAACTGGACGTGAAGGAGGGAATCGTGTGTCTTGAGA AGCTTCTCCGCGACGATGAGGACAGAACGAGCAAGCGCAACTACGTCTACTATTTGGCAGTGGCACATGCTCGTATCAAGCAATACGACCTTGCATTGGGATACATCGACGTGCTTCTTGACGCCGAAGGCGATAACCAGCAGGCGAAGACGTTGAAGGAAAGTATCAAATCCGCAATGACTCATG ATGGCCTCATTGGTGCAGCTATTGTTGGAGGAGGAGCACTTGCACTTGCCGGACTTGTCGCCATCTTTTCAATGAgcagaaaataa
- the F13B9.2 gene encoding aECM cysteine-cradle domain-containing protein (Confirmed by transcript evidence), translating to MKNIISNASVLLLLSYAQISESLSKISIALKPYQYQYVDPNYNYPKASETPVASPENEIPAFRTFELPKEPNEPEGSINFRTLNNIENTATIIPASVKPIIPKKRKTKRKPRRKPKKMHLRRVFKTRLITTTPRPVSINEIRIEEETMETTTNVINLAPIFDAQTGTSYTAAELNRICSETVNVSKGFGISDIESFAKNNCFLIRLYYPDVTCSQINQLVGYCKENGLING from the exons ATGAAGAACATAATATCGAATGCGTCAGTTTTATTACTTTTATCCTATGCTCAAATTTCAGAG agtttgtcgaaaatttccattGCTTTAAAGCCTTATCAGTATCAATAT GTCGACCCAAATTATAATTATCCAAAAGCGTCTGAAACACCTGTAGCAAGTCCAGAAAATGAGATTCCAGCGTTTCGAACTTTTGAGCTCCCAAAAGAACCAAATGAGCCGGAGGGATCAATTAACTTTCGAACGCttaataatattgaaaatact GCAACTATTATACCGGCAAGTGTAAAAccaataattccaaaaaaaagaaaaacaaagcGAAAACCACGTCGAAAACCGAAGAAAATGCATTTACGCCGTGTATTCAAAACGA ggCTAATAACTACGACGCCTCGTCCTGTTTCTATAAATGAAATTCGAATAGAAGAGGAAACCATGGAAACAACAACAAATGTGATAAATCTAGCG ccgATTTTCGACGCCCAAACCGGTACTTCTTACACTGCAGCGGAGCTTAATAGGATATGTTCCGAAACTGTGAATGTGAGCAAAGGATTCGGAATATCTGATATTGAAAGTTtcgcaaaaaataattgttttttgattcgATTGTATTACCCTGATGTAACATGTTCTCAAATCAACCAACTAGTCGGATATTGTAAAGAAAATGGTCTAATAAATGGCTAA